A window of Ruminococcus champanellensis 18P13 = JCM 17042 contains these coding sequences:
- a CDS encoding PhoH family protein, with protein MTEKIIQVDTMDQILTIFGDFDKTRHAIEEKYHVTLLNRGTVIKVTGEEQAAQGAAQAIEAMLRLTPQGENVGEQTIRYVTNMVAEGAMQDLKELAADAVAVTISGKPVRARTVGQKKYVEAIQDNTIVLGIGPAGTGKTYLAVAMAVKAFRAHAVSRIVLTRPAVEAGEKLGFLPGDMQDKVDPYLRPLYDALYEMLGAESVQRNMEKGSIEVAPLAYMRGRTLDEAFIILDEAQNTTPEQIKMFLTRLGNSSKMVITGDITQIDLPDAKRSGLVEAMKVLRNVDDIAIHQFQERDVVRHKLVQDIIAAYEKYQNERRKGKNG; from the coding sequence ATGACGGAAAAAATCATCCAAGTAGATACCATGGATCAGATCCTGACGATTTTCGGGGATTTTGACAAGACCCGGCACGCCATCGAGGAAAAGTACCATGTAACGCTGCTGAACCGGGGTACGGTCATCAAGGTTACTGGTGAGGAACAGGCGGCGCAGGGGGCTGCGCAGGCCATTGAAGCCATGCTACGGCTGACTCCCCAGGGAGAAAATGTGGGGGAGCAGACCATCCGCTATGTGACCAACATGGTGGCGGAGGGTGCCATGCAGGATCTCAAGGAGCTGGCGGCGGATGCGGTGGCAGTTACCATATCCGGCAAGCCCGTCCGGGCACGGACTGTGGGACAGAAAAAGTATGTGGAAGCCATCCAGGACAACACCATCGTACTGGGCATCGGCCCGGCAGGCACCGGCAAGACCTATCTTGCGGTGGCAATGGCGGTGAAGGCATTCCGTGCCCATGCCGTCAGCCGTATCGTGCTGACCCGTCCGGCGGTGGAGGCTGGTGAAAAGCTGGGCTTTCTGCCGGGGGATATGCAGGATAAGGTGGATCCCTACCTGCGGCCCCTGTACGATGCACTGTATGAAATGCTGGGTGCGGAAAGCGTACAGCGGAACATGGAAAAGGGAAGCATTGAGGTTGCCCCTCTTGCCTATATGCGGGGACGCACCCTGGACGAGGCATTCATCATTCTGGATGAAGCCCAGAATACCACACCGGAGCAGATCAAAATGTTCCTGACCCGGCTTGGAAATTCCAGCAAGATGGTCATCACCGGGGACATCACCCAGATCGACCTGCCCGATGCGAAACGTTCCGGATTGGTGGAGGCGATGAAGGTACTGCGGAATGTGGATGACATTGCCATTCATCAGTTCCAGGAACGGGATGTGGTACGGCACAAACTGGTGCAGGATATTATCGCTGCCTACGAGAAATATCAGAATGAAAGGAGAAAAGGCAAAAATGGCTAA
- the era gene encoding GTPase Era, whose translation MPKSAFVTIAGRTNAGKSSLLNALVGEKIASVSNKPQTTRTRITGIKTIGDTQLVFMDTPGLHKPKNKLSEHMLNTVTESVVDIDLLLFMMDCTRQMTPQEEAMLLDCKRRKRPVIVILNKIDLLEDKTRLAGMMVGIQSRFDPASIIPISVTEQDGVDLVEQEVLSHAKESPHFFPDEMFTDQPEKVIAAEMVREQLLRMLDDEVPHGIAVMTESMTEREEQDILDISVVIYCERESHKGIVIGKKGAMLKRVASAARTSLEDFFRIKVNLQCWVKVKEDWRNREGLIRSFGLTED comes from the coding sequence ATGCCGAAAAGTGCTTTTGTAACCATTGCGGGCAGAACGAACGCAGGAAAATCCTCTTTGCTCAATGCCCTGGTGGGGGAGAAGATCGCCTCTGTCAGCAACAAGCCCCAGACCACCCGTACCCGGATCACCGGCATCAAGACCATCGGGGATACACAGCTGGTGTTTATGGATACGCCGGGTCTGCATAAGCCGAAAAACAAGCTCAGTGAGCATATGCTCAACACGGTCACTGAATCGGTGGTGGATATTGATCTGCTGCTGTTCATGATGGATTGTACCCGGCAGATGACCCCCCAGGAGGAGGCAATGCTGCTGGACTGCAAGCGCAGGAAGCGTCCGGTGATCGTAATCCTCAACAAGATCGACCTGCTGGAGGACAAGACCCGGCTTGCAGGTATGATGGTGGGGATCCAGAGCAGGTTTGACCCGGCCAGCATCATTCCCATCAGCGTGACGGAGCAGGACGGGGTGGATCTGGTGGAGCAGGAGGTCCTGTCCCACGCCAAGGAAAGCCCCCACTTCTTCCCGGATGAAATGTTCACCGATCAGCCGGAAAAGGTGATCGCAGCGGAAATGGTCCGGGAGCAACTGCTGCGGATGCTGGACGATGAGGTGCCTCACGGCATTGCCGTTATGACGGAATCCATGACCGAACGGGAGGAGCAGGATATTCTGGATATCTCCGTGGTGATCTACTGTGAGCGGGAAAGCCATAAGGGTATCGTCATCGGGAAAAAGGGCGCTATGCTCAAGCGTGTGGCATCTGCCGCCCGGACAAGCCTGGAGGACTTTTTCCGCATTAAAGTAAATCTGCAATGCTGGGTGAAGGTGAAGGAGGACTGGCGGAACCGGGAGGGACTGATCCGCTCCTTTGGTCTGACGGAGGATTGA
- a CDS encoding sporulation protein YqfD: MLGARVSIRVEGANLSGFMQGLRENGVICADQRCREGAFSAALPAGHLKKARLLAQEHKVQLTVTERRGLRFSFYRIKFRYGAVLGVLGILLVFFWVSNLIVKVEVTGNAAVPEAQIRRVLEEIGIDQGAWIPGIDFRMCETKLRLAIPELRWAGIRHTGGRVVVDVAEATPQPGMLHDRVPCNYVATRDACIQSIMPACGMVLRQVGDGVKAGDVLISGVLEEETGAVSYFHASGSVTGVYQETMTFAQPLAEELRIPEEPVRRRVLSLFGQRIPLYFGEVQLPMYEYAESETRFSMLGREIPMGILHCTYIPYGYRICAYERQEAEALLREKCTQYEQNFHGSDEIQDKTLEFRQEDSVIYCDVRYVICGEIGTIREIFIK, encoded by the coding sequence ATGCTGGGGGCAAGGGTATCCATCCGGGTGGAGGGGGCGAACCTGTCCGGATTCATGCAGGGGCTCCGGGAGAATGGGGTGATCTGTGCAGATCAGCGCTGCCGGGAGGGGGCGTTTTCTGCGGCCCTGCCTGCGGGACATCTGAAAAAAGCCCGACTCCTGGCGCAGGAACACAAGGTGCAGCTGACGGTGACGGAACGGCGGGGGCTGCGGTTTTCCTTTTACCGGATCAAGTTCCGGTATGGGGCAGTGCTTGGAGTTCTGGGGATCCTGCTGGTGTTTTTCTGGGTGTCCAATCTCATCGTAAAGGTGGAAGTGACGGGAAATGCAGCCGTGCCGGAGGCACAGATTCGTCGGGTGCTGGAGGAGATCGGCATCGACCAGGGGGCATGGATCCCGGGCATCGATTTCCGCATGTGCGAAACAAAGCTGCGGCTTGCCATTCCGGAGCTTCGCTGGGCAGGCATCCGGCACACCGGGGGGAGAGTTGTGGTGGATGTGGCGGAAGCCACCCCCCAGCCCGGCATGCTGCATGACCGGGTGCCCTGCAATTATGTTGCCACCCGGGATGCCTGCATTCAGTCCATTATGCCTGCCTGCGGCATGGTGCTGCGGCAGGTGGGGGATGGGGTGAAGGCTGGGGATGTGCTCATCAGCGGCGTACTGGAGGAGGAAACGGGGGCAGTCAGCTACTTCCACGCCTCCGGCTCTGTGACCGGGGTGTATCAGGAAACCATGACCTTTGCCCAGCCCCTGGCGGAGGAACTGCGGATCCCGGAGGAGCCGGTGCGCCGCCGGGTGCTGTCCCTGTTCGGTCAGCGGATCCCGCTGTACTTCGGGGAGGTGCAGCTGCCCATGTATGAGTATGCCGAAAGTGAGACCCGGTTTTCCATGCTGGGGCGGGAGATTCCCATGGGGATCCTGCATTGCACCTACATCCCCTATGGCTACCGGATCTGCGCATACGAACGGCAGGAGGCGGAGGCGCTGCTGCGGGAGAAATGCACCCAGTATGAGCAGAATTTTCACGGCTCCGATGAGATCCAGGACAAAACCCTGGAATTCCGGCAGGAGGATTCGGTGATTTATTGTGATGTTCGCTATGTAATATGCGGAGAAATCGGAACAATCCGTGAAATTTTCATAAAATAA
- a CDS encoding site-specific integrase codes for MVAGHLREKNGYYHIVLNYVDEYGKRHTPSKSTGLPVKGNKKRAEKMLIEARSAKEAELEARALERSTGKVSTDSILFTTFLLDWLEMIKKNVEETTYGAYSMGIKSKIIPYFEEHHPGLLLREIKPKHIQDYYTYELTVRGVSANTVIHRHANIRKALQHAFKLGLIDTNPADRIERPKKEKFVGSAYEEDELNRLFEVVKGDPIELGVILGAFYGLRRSEAVGLKWDAIDFKKKTITIRHTVTQATIDGKSKIIQKDRTKTKASYRSLPLVPPFEELLYRLKAEQELNRKLCGRSYCRQYTDYIYVNEIGELVKPGYITQHFPLVLEKNGMRKIRFHDLRHSCASLLYANGVSLKEIQEWLGHSDISTTSNIYTHLNFSSKVASANAILGVYPSK; via the coding sequence ATGGTAGCAGGACATCTGCGAGAGAAAAACGGGTACTATCATATCGTGCTCAACTATGTGGATGAATACGGTAAACGGCACACGCCGTCAAAATCCACGGGGCTCCCTGTCAAGGGAAATAAGAAGCGTGCCGAAAAAATGCTTATAGAAGCCCGTTCAGCCAAAGAAGCAGAGTTGGAGGCAAGAGCGTTAGAACGCAGTACAGGCAAGGTTTCCACCGATTCCATTCTCTTTACAACATTTCTGCTCGACTGGTTGGAAATGATAAAAAAGAATGTGGAGGAAACGACCTACGGTGCGTATTCTATGGGAATCAAGAGCAAAATTATCCCATACTTTGAGGAACACCACCCCGGTCTGCTCTTACGGGAGATAAAGCCAAAGCACATTCAGGACTATTACACCTATGAACTGACGGTGCGGGGCGTTTCCGCAAACACGGTCATACACCGCCACGCAAATATCCGAAAGGCGTTGCAGCACGCTTTCAAACTCGGTTTGATTGACACGAATCCGGCTGATCGCATTGAACGGCCGAAAAAAGAAAAGTTTGTCGGCAGCGCGTATGAGGAAGATGAGCTAAACCGTCTTTTTGAGGTGGTAAAGGGCGACCCCATAGAGCTTGGCGTGATTCTCGGCGCGTTTTACGGACTGCGCCGCAGCGAGGCCGTAGGCTTGAAATGGGATGCGATTGACTTCAAGAAGAAAACGATCACCATACGGCACACAGTAACGCAGGCGACTATCGACGGCAAGAGCAAAATTATCCAAAAGGATCGTACAAAGACAAAGGCCAGCTATCGCAGCCTGCCACTTGTACCGCCATTTGAGGAACTGTTGTACCGCCTGAAAGCGGAGCAGGAGCTAAACCGAAAGCTGTGCGGCAGGTCGTATTGTCGGCAATACACCGATTATATCTATGTCAACGAGATCGGAGAGCTTGTAAAACCCGGCTATATCACCCAGCATTTCCCGCTGGTGCTTGAAAAGAATGGTATGCGGAAAATTCGCTTTCACGATCTCCGGCATAGCTGCGCAAGTCTGTTGTATGCAAACGGTGTCAGCCTGAAAGAGATTCAAGAATGGTTAGGACACAGCGACATTTCGACCACATCAAACATTTATACGCACCTGAATTTCAGTTCAAAGGTTGCGTCTGCCAATGCGATTTTGGGTGTATATCCCTCCAAATAA
- a CDS encoding YabP/YqfC family sporulation protein, which produces MMSMGKRGLERAMDFCSLSTTLHIVENRDVLVENCRRILELNDVLVRLRTGRLSIQIWGQGLTVTDLNAGGVRVSGEIRNVELTPVGA; this is translated from the coding sequence GTGATGAGCATGGGCAAACGAGGGTTGGAACGAGCCATGGACTTTTGCAGCCTGAGCACCACGCTGCACATTGTGGAGAACCGGGATGTACTGGTGGAAAACTGCCGCCGGATCCTGGAGTTGAATGATGTGCTGGTGCGGCTTCGGACGGGAAGACTGTCCATACAGATCTGGGGGCAGGGACTGACGGTTACGGATCTGAATGCCGGAGGCGTCCGGGTCAGCGGGGAGATCCGGAACGTGGAGCTGACTCCGGTGGGTGCCTGA
- the ybeY gene encoding rRNA maturation RNase YbeY gives MAKLKVYVKNNQSDVKVPVGIRLLIRRCCQAVLATEHFDRDAEVSVSFVSNQEIRNLNKIYRNKDSVTDVLSFPLLSDGKADVNQETGYVLLGDVVISLETAFKQAHNFGHSLEREVGFLTVHSMLHLLGYDHETSPLDERKMREKEEAVLEKLGIARDISFVTED, from the coding sequence ATGGCTAAGCTCAAGGTATATGTAAAAAACAATCAATCGGATGTAAAGGTGCCGGTGGGGATCCGTCTGCTGATCCGCCGCTGCTGTCAGGCTGTGCTGGCTACGGAGCATTTTGACCGGGACGCAGAGGTGAGCGTTTCCTTTGTCAGCAATCAGGAGATCCGTAATCTCAACAAGATCTATCGGAATAAGGACAGCGTGACGGACGTGCTTTCCTTCCCCCTGCTGTCCGACGGCAAGGCGGATGTAAACCAGGAAACCGGCTATGTACTGCTTGGGGATGTGGTGATCTCTCTGGAAACTGCCTTCAAGCAGGCGCATAATTTCGGTCATTCCCTGGAACGTGAGGTGGGCTTTCTGACCGTACATTCCATGCTGCATCTGCTGGGCTACGATCATGAAACCAGTCCCCTGGACGAGCGGAAGATGCGGGAGAAGGAAGAAGCCGTGCTGGAAAAGCTGGGCATTGCCCGGGATATCAGCTTTGTAACGGAGGACTAA